The DNA region ACCCTTCTTATATCGGCCGGCTGTCGATCGCCTTCTGGTCGACGCTGATCCGCACGCTGGCGCTGGCGGTGCTGCTCGTCACCTCCTTCTTCTTCCTCAACAGTTTCAACGTGCTGCGGCCGGATATCGCGCCGGTCATCGGCGCGCTGTTCGGAACAATCGGACTCGTCTATTTTGTCGGTCGCTTCATCAATGCCATCTTTGCGCCGCACGAACCGCGCTGGCGGCTCGTCAAACTTTCCAACCTCGGCGCGCGCTCAATCGGTTATTGCCTGCTGGCGATGGCAGTCATCAACGGGCTCGACTATCTCTTCAGCAGCATCGGCGAAGCGATGGGCTCACCGCTGGTGCTGACGGTCGTCAGAAGTCTGATCGCCGCGCTCATCATCGGCATCATCCTGATCGCGGTCTCCTTCGGCAAGCCGATGTTGGCGAGAAGCGGCGATCCCGACGCGCCTGGCAGACATTGGCCGCGCGGCATGGCGATCATCCTGCGCGTCGTCGGTGCCGCTTTGATCGTTACGGCACTTGCCGGCTACGTCGGACTTGCCCGCTTCGTCGCCACGCAGCTCATCATCACCGGCGCAGTCGTCGCAACCATGTATGTCGGCCTGCTCTCCGGCAAGGCGATCTCGCGGCAGGAAAGCTTCGGCGACACCTTCTTCGCGCGCTTCCTGGCGCGGCGCTTCAACCTCGGGCCGGTGGCGATAGACCAGGTCGGCCTGCTCGTCGGCCTTGCCATGTATGCGGTGGCGCTGCTCGTCGGCATTCCGCTGATCCTGCTGCTCTGGGGCTTCCATGTACAGGATCTGCAGCTTATCGCCTTCCGGCTGTTCACTGAGGTCAAGCTCGGCGGCATCAGCATCTCGCTGCTCGGAATCTGCACCGGCGTCCTGCTCTTTGCCGGCGTCTACCTGCTGACGCGCTGGCTGCAGCGCTGGCTCGACGGCAATGTCATGGCGCGAAGCCATGTCGATCTCGGCGTGCGAAATTCGGTCAAGACAGGCATCGGTTATCTCGGCGTCGGCATTGCCGCGATCATCGGCGTTTCCGCCGCCGGCATCGATCTGTCGAGCTTCGCGCTTGTCGCCTCGGCGCTTTCGGTCGGTATCGGTTTCGGCCTGCAGAACATCGTCTCCAACTTCGTCTCCGGCCTGATCCTGCTGGTCGAGCGGCCGTTCAAGGTCGGCGATCACGTCGTCTCCGGTACGGCCGAAGGTATCGTCAAGCGGATCTCGGTGCGGGCCACCGAGATCGAGACTTTCCGCAAGCAGGCGATCATCGTGCCGAATTCGGAACTGATCAACGGCCTCGTCGGCAATTGGACGCATCGCAACAAGATCGGCCGTTCGGAAATCCCGGTCTCCGTCAGCTACGACGCCGATCCGCAGATGGTGATGGATATTCTCTTGGAGTTGACCGCGAAGATTCCGCTCGTCATGCGCAATCCCGAGCCGCATGTCGAATTCCTGCGCTTCGGCCCCTATTCGCTCGATTTCGAGCTTCGCTTCTTCCTCGCCGACATGGGCGACGGCCTGACGGTGCGCAACAATCTCCGGATCGAGATCCTCAAGCGCTTCAAGGCGGAAGGCATAGAAATCCCGCTGCCACAGAGCGACCTTACCATCCATCGGGAGGCTGCCCCCGTCTTTCCCAATGCGGTTAAGGAGCATACTGGCGGCGATGAGAATTCCAAGGATAGACCGGTGGAGGAAGAAGAGCGGCCGGTACGCCAACTGCGCGGGCGGGCAGCGGAGAGCTGAACAGCTTATTCAGCCATCATTCACAGGTCTATGTGCATGATCCCTTCCATCGGGATCGCTGCCGAGGGCAGCACCGATCTTTCGAGGGGAGGGCGCGTCAGCGCCGCCGCATATGATGGCAAGATTTGCCGCCGTTCTGCTTGTCCCGCTGCTTGCCGCGCCGGCGGTCAATGCGGCATCCATCACCAACACCGATCCAGCCGCCGTGGTGCTCATCATCACCGAGGGCGGCCAGCGCGTCGAAGTCGTGGTCGATGCCGGCGCTTCCGAAAGCCTCTGCTCCTCCGGCTGCTTCATGACGACACCCGACGGCGACCGGATCGGGCTCGATGGCGGCGAGACGATCGACATCATCAAAGGCTCGGCGGTCGTCAAATAGGGTTGCGGACCTGTCAGGCTGGACGGCTCAGATAATGCGCTTGCCCTCCGCATCCAGGACCTTCTCGCCGTCTTCCTTGGTGAAGGCACCCTTGTGCGTCTCCGGCAGGATTTCCAGGACCACCTCGGAAGGCCGCGACAGGCGTGTGCCAAGCGGTGTGATGACGAAGGGCCGGTTGATCAGGATCGGCTCCGCCAGCATGGCGTCGAGAAGCTGATCGTCGGTCAGATCAGGATTGTCGAGGCCGAGTTCGGCATAGAGCGTATCTTTGTCGCGAAGGGCCTGGCGCACGGTGAGGCCGGCATCGGCGATCATTCTTGCCAGTTCCTCACGCGATGGCGGGTTCCTCACATAGTCGATAATATCAGGTTCGATACCGGCGTTGCGGATGATCGCCAGCGTATTGCGCGACGTGCCGCACGCGGGATTGTGGTAGATGGTGACATTCATAGTTTTGCCTCTGACGATAGCGTTGACGAAGCGCCAGGCTGTAACAGCCAGGTGAACAGGAGAAGGGCTGCGACAGCACCGGATATTTCGGCGATCCAGAATCCGGGAAGATCGATTGGGCGGATGCCGGAGAAAGTGTCTGTCAGCGAGCGGGCCAAGGCGACCGCCGGATTGGCGAAGGAGGTCGAGGCGGTGAACCAATAGGCGGCGGTGATGTAGAGGCCGACCAGCCACGGCACCGCCTTCTGCTCGAACCTGATGCCGGCAAGGATGATGGCGACCAGACCGAAGGTCGCGACACCTTCGGAAAACCATTGCGCGTCGCCGGTGCGCACCTTGCTCGACAACTCGACGATCGGCAGGGCGAACATTAGATGAGCGATGACGGTTCCGACAATGCCGCCGACGATCTGCGCGGCGACATATCCAGAGAGATCGCGTTTCGCCAGCGTGCGCGACATGGCAAAGACGAGCGAGACGGCCGGATTGAAATGGGCGCCGGAGATGGGTCCGAGAACGGTGATCAGCACCACCAGCATGGCGCCGGTCGCCAGCGTGTTGCCGAGCAGGGCAAGTCCCGTATCCGCGGTCAGCGATGCCGCCATGATGGCGGATCCAACGACGGTTGCGACCAGCATGGCGGTGCCGAGGGCCTCTGCGACCAGCCGGCGCGGTAGATCGAACGACGCCATCAGCCGGCGCCCGCCGGTTTAGCGGTCGAGCCCTCCATCGCGCCGATCTGGCGCAGATGCTGCTCCAGCGCCAGCTTGTCGATCGACGACAAGGGCAGGCTGAGGAAGGCCATGATCCGGTTCTTGAGGAAGCGGGCGGCCTGCGCGAAGGCACGGCCCTTCTCGACCTCGCTGCCCTCGACGGCGGCCGGATCCTCGACGCCCCAGTGAGCGGTCATCGGATGGCCGATCCAGACAGGGCAGGCTTCACCGTGGGCGGTGTCGCAGACGGTGAAGATGAAATCCATCTCCGGTGCTTCAGGTTTGGCAAATTCGTCCCAGCTCTTCGAGCGAAAGCCGGCCGAGGGATAACCGAGTGCCGCAAGCTCCTTCAGCGCCAGAGGATTGACCTCGCCCCTCGGCTGGCTGCCGGCGGAATAGGCCTTGAATCGGCCCTTGCCCTCGGTCTTCAGAATGGATTCAGCCAAGATCGAGCGGGAAGAATTGGCGGTGCAGAGAAAGAGCACATTGTAAACGCGGTCTGTGGTCACTGCAGTTCCTCCTTGTTTGCAGGTGCGCAGCATGCGGCGACAGTGGCAGCGGGGGCGCAGATCTCTGCATTTGCGCTGCAGCAATCCTCCATTAGGAAGCGGATCAGGCCGCCGAGCGCTTCGTAATTGGCCGTGTAGATGATCGAGCGGGATTCGCGCTGTTGGCCAATAAGGCCGGCTCGTTCCAGCTCCTTCAAATGGAAGGAGATGTTGGACGGGGAAACCTCCGCCTTTACGGCGATGGCGCCTGCCGCCATTCCATCAGGACCCGATACGACAAGCATGCGAATGATGTGGAGGCGCGTTTCCTGTGAAAGCGCGCCAAATGCGGCGAGGGCTTGACGCTGATCCATATTTCAATAATCCTTGAATCATTGAAGCGATGATTAGCGCAAGTGAATGCCATCGACAACAGTAGAATTCAGGAGACCGATATCGATCTCGGTATGCTGCTCAGCGTGCTTGCCGGCGCCAGGGACTCTTCCCTGTTTTTTACCATGACGGCCGGCCGGTGAAGCCGGGCTATCATATCACCGAGGTCAAGGCGGGCCAGTTTTCGGCCCGCGAATTGCTGCACAAGATCGAGGCGCGCTCGCTGGGTTTGCCGTCTGTGTCTGATTAATGCCTGCGTATCTAGGCGACAAACGCGGAGAGATCGAATGATCCGGACGCCCGCTACCAGGCGTCAACATGATAGAAGCAGCATGCGCTACGTTCATCCAGGCTGCAATGATCAAGCTCATGACACGAAGGCTGGTCCGCTATCCCGCTTTCTCGATCAGACTCTTAATCATATCCGCAAAGAAATCGCAGGCGCACCATTGCGCCGCGTGTTCATTTCGCAGCGGCAGATGCTGATTAATAATTATTCAAATCAATTGATGTATCGAATTGGCTCGGGGACAGAATTTACATCAAAGGTTTGCTTATGGCGTTTCTAGGTATTTCGGGGATGCAATATTCCGGGGAAATGTTTGCCGGTGCGCGGATTATTGTCGCGGAAGATTCCAACGTATTCACCTCCATGATCAGCAAGCGCCTGAAGGAGCTGTTCGACATCGATGTCGAGATCTGCCGCAGCTTCGAGGATCTGCAGTTTTCCTACGACAAGTCTTCCGACCCGATCACGCTGGCGATCTCGAACATCAACCTGCCCGGCGCCGAAAACGGCGAGGCGCTGGAATATCTGGTCGATCTCTCCATACCGACCATTGTGTTTACCGGCACCTTCCATGAAGGCATGCGCGACAAACTGATCGCCAAGGACATTGTCGACTATATCCTCAAAGACAATATTTTCGCCGTCGACCTTCTGGCGGAGTCGATCTGCCGGTTTCTGACCAATCATCGCCATCACGTGCTGATCGTCGACGACAGCGCGACGGCGCGCGCCCTGCTGTCGAGCCGGCTGAAGCGCTATAATTTCCGAGTGAGCACCGCCGAAAACGGCGCCAAGGCGCTGGAGATCCTGAAGGCCAGTCGCGATATCGGCCTGATGATCACCGACTACAATATGCCCGATATAGACGGCTTTGAACTGACGCGGCGCATCCGGGCTCATATCGGCTCGCACGAATTGCGCATCATCGGTGTTTCCTCGTCCTCGAACCGGCTGCTTTCGGCGCGGTTTCTGAAGGCCGGCGGCAATGATTTCATGCTGCGTCCCTTCATCGACGAGGAGTTCTACTGCCGCGTCAACCAGAATCTCGACACGCTGCTGCAGATTCAGTCCATGCGCAAGGAGCGGGCGGTTGCCTGACGGCCCTTCCAGGATCTGGATCGCGAGGAAGCCGGGGGCGATCGGCGCTGCCGGGCGCTGGATTTTTGCAATTACAGGTAACCAGGATATTTGTCCCCTTCACGCGGATGAGCCTCTCGGTTATCGTCCGCCGCGCCGGGGGAAGGGCCGAGTCGAGCCCATAAGGCGCGAGGGGGAATAGGGGCTGTGGCTTTTCAGGCGGATTTTCAGCGAGATGGCATCGGGCTGCGTTCCGGCGGGCTAAAGATACTTCTGGTTGAAGATTCTCGAATGTTTTCCGCCGTGCTTTGCCATCGGTTCCAAACGGAACTTGGCCTTGCTGTCAAATCCTGCTCGTCGCTGAAGGCGCTTCGCAGGGAACTTGCCGAAGACGGTCACGGCTACACCATGGCGGTCGTCGATCTGAACCTGCCGGATTCGCCCTATGGCGAGGCGCTCGACTGCACGATCGAGCACGATATTCCAGCAATCGTCTTCACCGCCACGTTCGATCTCAATACGCGCAACAGGATCATGGAGCGCAATGTCATCGATTACGTGCTGAAGG from Rhizobium sp. NLR16a includes:
- a CDS encoding mechanosensitive ion channel family protein; translation: MRLRSILLRTILLMTLALAGAHFESAAAFAQEPQPQAAAETPPVDTPSAQAAKEIEKAKVQLGSLQDSVKENADNDDALVGLATKADELSRAVITISVNLRPRFDQIKNRLTEIGEPPKDGQPPEAQIVTDERNALAAERAQINAVTGDAENLSIAVTKLMNEIIEMRRQLFADTLFRRTEISVSVLDDAATAFVRETGEFATALSSWATFVWKFKRFPLFAAIFLSLASALILLSGSYRLFGSYLRRDEAVENPSYIGRLSIAFWSTLIRTLALAVLLVTSFFFLNSFNVLRPDIAPVIGALFGTIGLVYFVGRFINAIFAPHEPRWRLVKLSNLGARSIGYCLLAMAVINGLDYLFSSIGEAMGSPLVLTVVRSLIAALIIGIILIAVSFGKPMLARSGDPDAPGRHWPRGMAIILRVVGAALIVTALAGYVGLARFVATQLIITGAVVATMYVGLLSGKAISRQESFGDTFFARFLARRFNLGPVAIDQVGLLVGLAMYAVALLVGIPLILLLWGFHVQDLQLIAFRLFTEVKLGGISISLLGICTGVLLFAGVYLLTRWLQRWLDGNVMARSHVDLGVRNSVKTGIGYLGVGIAAIIGVSAAGIDLSSFALVASALSVGIGFGLQNIVSNFVSGLILLVERPFKVGDHVVSGTAEGIVKRISVRATEIETFRKQAIIVPNSELINGLVGNWTHRNKIGRSEIPVSVSYDADPQMVMDILLELTAKIPLVMRNPEPHVEFLRFGPYSLDFELRFFLADMGDGLTVRNNLRIEILKRFKAEGIEIPLPQSDLTIHREAAPVFPNAVKEHTGGDENSKDRPVEEEERPVRQLRGRAAES
- a CDS encoding MIP/aquaporin family protein, with the translated sequence MASFDLPRRLVAEALGTAMLVATVVGSAIMAASLTADTGLALLGNTLATGAMLVVLITVLGPISGAHFNPAVSLVFAMSRTLAKRDLSGYVAAQIVGGIVGTVIAHLMFALPIVELSSKVRTGDAQWFSEGVATFGLVAIILAGIRFEQKAVPWLVGLYITAAYWFTASTSFANPAVALARSLTDTFSGIRPIDLPGFWIAEISGAVAALLLFTWLLQPGASSTLSSEAKL
- a CDS encoding arsenate reductase ArsC, whose amino-acid sequence is MTTDRVYNVLFLCTANSSRSILAESILKTEGKGRFKAYSAGSQPRGEVNPLALKELAALGYPSAGFRSKSWDEFAKPEAPEMDFIFTVCDTAHGEACPVWIGHPMTAHWGVEDPAAVEGSEVEKGRAFAQAARFLKNRIMAFLSLPLSSIDKLALEQHLRQIGAMEGSTAKPAGAG
- a CDS encoding response regulator, whose product is MAFLGISGMQYSGEMFAGARIIVAEDSNVFTSMISKRLKELFDIDVEICRSFEDLQFSYDKSSDPITLAISNINLPGAENGEALEYLVDLSIPTIVFTGTFHEGMRDKLIAKDIVDYILKDNIFAVDLLAESICRFLTNHRHHVLIVDDSATARALLSSRLKRYNFRVSTAENGAKALEILKASRDIGLMITDYNMPDIDGFELTRRIRAHIGSHELRIIGVSSSSNRLLSARFLKAGGNDFMLRPFIDEEFYCRVNQNLDTLLQIQSMRKERAVA
- a CDS encoding metalloregulator ArsR/SmtB family transcription factor → MDQRQALAAFGALSQETRLHIIRMLVVSGPDGMAAGAIAVKAEVSPSNISFHLKELERAGLIGQQRESRSIIYTANYEALGGLIRFLMEDCCSANAEICAPAATVAACCAPANKEELQ
- the arsC gene encoding arsenate reductase (glutaredoxin) (This arsenate reductase requires both glutathione and glutaredoxin to convert arsenate to arsenite, after which the efflux transporter formed by ArsA and ArsB can extrude the arsenite from the cell, providing resistance.), with protein sequence MNVTIYHNPACGTSRNTLAIIRNAGIEPDIIDYVRNPPSREELARMIADAGLTVRQALRDKDTLYAELGLDNPDLTDDQLLDAMLAEPILINRPFVITPLGTRLSRPSEVVLEILPETHKGAFTKEDGEKVLDAEGKRII